One genomic region from Nymphaea colorata isolate Beijing-Zhang1983 chromosome 10, ASM883128v2, whole genome shotgun sequence encodes:
- the LOC116262203 gene encoding uncharacterized protein LOC116262203, with protein sequence MAEPPPPRLMNFVSEHQLDEARRTRGERVEDGTAQRDKPLYQILKENKDKRDAEFNERFKHRPPKALDEDETEFLDNWEMSKRQYEQQMANDEAQQLQGFQEAVAARASVVHELKVVPSESRVEERKPVSKKNPPGRPFGNVIMVKPLKKQKTDAPDTSLGPTSRASNTDEDKKSSAVDETKPQDTDENINGNTGLCGLVSYSDESEDDSG encoded by the exons atGGCCGAGCCTCCACCTCCCAGGCTCATGAATTTCGTCTCTGAACATCAG TTGGATGAAGCGAGGAGAACGAGGGGAGAGCGTGTCGAGGACGGGACCGCGCAGAGAGACAAGCCTCTGTATCAG ATTCTTAAAGAGAACAAAGACAAGCGAGACGCGGAATTCAATGAACGGTTCAAACATA GGCCTCCCAAAGCTTTGGATGAAGATGAGACAGAGTTCCTGGACAATTGGGAGATG TCAAAGAGACAGTATGAGCAGCAGATGGCAAATGATGAAGCTCAACAGCTCCAGGGTTTCCAG GAAGCAGTCGCGGCACGTGCATCTgtggttcatgagttgaaagTTGTGCCTTCTGAGTCGAGAGTTGAG GAACGAAAACCTGTTAGTAAGAAGAACCCACCAGGACGCCCTTTTGGCAACGTGATAATGGTAAAGCCTCTAAAGAAGCAGAAGACAGATGCTCCAGATACTAGTCTTGGCCCCACGTCAAGGGCGTCTAATACAGACGAAGATAAAAAGTCCAGTGCTGTTGATGAGACAAAGCCACAGGATACAGATGAGAACATTAATGGCAACACAGGCCTCTGTggtttggtgtcatatagtgaTGAAAGTGAAGATGACAGTGGTTAG
- the LOC116262202 gene encoding probable L-cysteine desulfhydrase, chloroplastic, translating to MDEVLENGTNNHQVAKKPKLSHQSDNLSDLIRREFAHHDPHVARVNNGSFGSCPASILDAQRRWQNEFLRQPDRFYFGPLQEGIRRSREAIAAVVNAAHPDEISLIDNATTATAIVLQHLAWSFTEGKYPKGDSVIMLHYAYGAVKKSIHAYCARAGATVVEVQMPFPVSSDEEIILEFRKALEKGKSGGRKVRLAVIDHITSMPTVVIPVKELTRICREEGVDRVFIDAAHAIGNVEIDLQSIGADFYTSNLHKWLFCPPSVAFLYCKRTASADVHHPVVSHEYGNGLAIESAWIGTRDYSSQLVVPSVFEFLENFEGGIDGIRKRNHANVLEMGKMLAKAWGTQLGAPPEMSCSMIMVGLPSSLKIQSNQDAIKLRTHLRVTFGVEVPIHYAFPKDLEGRDTENCTSGYARISHQIYNTVDDYYKLRDAIKKLVEDSITCEKLAAN from the coding sequence ATGGACGAAGTCCTAGAGAACGGGACGAACAACCATCAGGTTGCGAAAAAGCCGAAGCTCTCTCACCAGAGTGACAATCTCTCCGACCTAATTCGGCGGGAATTCGCGCACCACGACCCCCACGTAGCCCGCGTGAACAACGGCAGCTTCGGAAGCTGCCCGGCGTCGATACTCGACGCCCAACGCCGGTGGCAGAATGAATTCCTCAGGCAGCCCGACCGCTTCTACTTCGGGCCCCTCCAGGAAGGAATCCGCCGCTCCCGGGAGGCCATAGCAGCCGTCGTTAATGCAGCCCATCCCGACGAGATTTCCCTCATTGACAACGCGACCACTGCGACTGCCATCGTGCTCCAGCACCTAGCCTGGTCCTTCACCGAGGGGAAGTACCCGAAGGGCGACTCCGTTATCATGCTTCATTACGCGTACGGTGCAGTCAAGAAGTCCATCCATGCCTATTGTGCTCGGGCAGGCGCCACTGTTGTCGAGGTGCAGATGCCGTTTCCGGTGAGCTCGGACGAAGAGATTATCCTTGAGTTCAGGAAGGCCTTAGAGAAGGGGAAGTCGGGCGGCCGTAAAGTTAGGTTGGCGGTCATTGACCACATCACCTCGATGCCTACGGTTGTGATTCCGGTGAAGGAATTGACGAGGATTTGCAGGGAAGAGGGCGTCGATCGGGTCTTCATCGATGCTGCCCACGCGATAGGAAACGTGGAGATTGACCTTCAGTCGATTGGGGCAGATTTCTACACTAGCAATCTGCACAAATGGTTATTCTGCCCGCCATCGGTTGCCTTTTTGTACTGTAAAAGAACGGCATCAGCTGATGTCCACCACCCGGTGGTCTCCCATGAGTATGGAAACGGGTTGGCGATCGAGAGTGCTTGGATTGGCACCAGAGACTATAGTTCGCAGCTTGTTGTTCCTTCGGTCTTTGAATTCCTTGAGAACTTCGAAGGAGGGATCGATGGGATTCGCAAACGAAACCATGCAAATGTTCTTGAGATGGGGAAGATGTTGGCGAAGGCATGGGGGACGCAACTCGGTGCGCCTCCAGAGATGAGCTGCAGTATGATAATGGTAGGTTTGCCATCCAGTTTGAAGATTCAGAGTAACCAGGACGCTATAAAATTGAGAACCCATTTAAGAGTGACTTTCGGTGTAGAGGTTCCAATTCACTATGCTTTCCCGAAAGATTTAGAAGGCCGAGATACAGAGAATTGTACCAGTGGGTATGCTAGGATTTCGCATCAAATTTATAATACCGTTGATGACTATTACAAGTTGAGAGATGCCATTAAGAAGCTCGTTGAAGATTCAATAACTTGCGAGAAGCTTGCGGCTAATtga